In the genome of Clostridiales bacterium, the window GGATATGCTAAAGTGACGAGAGAAGGACAAAATGTGTCTGGCGACAGTTATTCATTGATAAATAGCAAAGACGGGAAATTTTATATTGTAATAAGCGATGGGATGGGAAGTGGTGAGATTGCTCAAAGGAATAGTGATGCTACAATAAATTTGTTTGAAAATTTTATAGAGTCAGGTTTTGATAAGGAGACAGCAATAAAAATTATAAATTCAATATTAGTGTTAAAGTCAAATGATGAATCGTTTAGTACGTTGGATATATCTTCGCTGGATACAAGCACGGGTGAGTGTGAATTTATAAAGTTTGGAGCTATGCCAACTTTCATAAAGTCAAAAGATGGAGTAAAGGAGATAAAGCATGCATCACTTCCAGCGGGTATATTAAGTAGTCTTGTGATAGAGCCGCAAAAAGAACAACTAAAAAAAGGTGATTATATCATAATGATAACTGATGGGGTGATTGATTCACTAAAGAAGTTAAAGGAGAAAAAACTTTTAGATATATTGACACATTTTGATAGAAAAGATCCCAAAGATATGGCAAAAGATATTTTGGGTGAAGCGTGTTGTGATGAAGCACCAATGGATGATATGTTGGTGGTAGTTGCTAAGGTTGGGTGAAATGTATAATTATAATTAGATAGAGAAAAGCTACCTTTATACTAAAAATGATAGGGGTGTTTTTGGATAACCATGGAAGACGAAAAAAGAATAATAAGGATACAAGACCTTAAGTCTAACTATATAGAAGAGATGATAGTAATATTAAAAAATAATTCGAGGAGAAAGAGTGAGAAAAATCCTTTTATTGTGCGTGAAGCAGAAAGGATATTAGATGATTATGTGTTGGGAACACTATCGAAATATTTGCATAAAAAACACAAAAGGTTTAGAATAGATTTGAATAGAATTTTAAATTATTTGTTGGTGCTAAGTGCGGTAGCTGTGTGCTATATGGTGGTATACATTTTAAGAAGGTAAGGGGAGTTAGATAGTGGATTTTAGTGAGGTCGTGGGACAAGAAAGTATAAAAAGAGCACTAACCGAGGCGGTGGATAGCAAAAGACTTAGTCATGCATATATTTTTGATGGGGAAAAAGGATTAGGAAAGAAAACAGTTGCAAAAATTTTTGCGAATAGAATTTTGTGCCAAAGTAACGAAAGTAAATGTAATTGTAATAGTTGTCAGATGATGAAAAAGGGTGTTCATCCAGATTTTTATGTTGTAGCACGTGATGGCAATAGTATTGGAGTGGATAATATACGAAAAATGCAAGCCCAGGTGATAATAAAGCCAATGTATGGAAAGTTTAAGGTATTTGTTGTGCAAGATGCGGATACAATGACGACTGATGCTCAAAATGCATTACTAAAGACTTTGGAAGAGCCACCAGAGCATGTTGTTATAATCCTTTGTAGCAATAATTATGGTATGCTTTTGGAGACGATAAAATCACGTGCGGTTAAGTATTCATTTAAGAGAAATAGTAATGATGAGTTAGAAGAATATATTAGTAAGTGTGGTTTGTTAGAGAAGGAGAATAAAAAATTTTTGATAAACTATGCTTGTGGAAATATAGGAAAGCTTATCAGTTTAATAGAAGATGAGGATTTAAGTGACTTGCGTGATGTTGTGATAGATTATGCATTAGGTGTGAAAAGAATGAGTAGATTAAAGTTACGCAGTGCAGTAGATTTTTTTAGTGAAAACAAAGATAGGGTAGAGTCGCTTCTTGATATAATCATGCTTGTGTATAGAGATATGATAATCATAAAGGAGACAGGAGATGATACCCTATTGACTAATTTAGATAAAAGAGATATTATGTTAGACAGAATAGATGAATTTGGGAATGATGAGTTGCTTAAAGATATTGATAATGTTGCTGAGACGATACGTTATATAAAGCAGAATGCTAATTTTAGTCTTTCAATAGAAGTTATGTTTTTAAAAATACAGGGGGAGTGTTAATGGTAGAGGTAGTAGGTGTTAGGTTCAAGGCAGTAGGAAAGATTTATTATTTTGCACCTAAGGACAAAAAAGTTAAGAATGGAGATAAGGTCATAGTAGAGACAACTCGAGGTTTGGAGTTTGGTGAAGTTGTTTTAACAGGACGTATGGTGGATGAGAGTACACTTGGTACACCGCTTAGTAATGTCGTTAGGGTTGCTACGGCAGAG includes:
- the holB gene encoding DNA polymerase III subunit delta'; translated protein: MDFSEVVGQESIKRALTEAVDSKRLSHAYIFDGEKGLGKKTVAKIFANRILCQSNESKCNCNSCQMMKKGVHPDFYVVARDGNSIGVDNIRKMQAQVIIKPMYGKFKVFVVQDADTMTTDAQNALLKTLEEPPEHVVIILCSNNYGMLLETIKSRAVKYSFKRNSNDELEEYISKCGLLEKENKKFLINYACGNIGKLISLIEDEDLSDLRDVVIDYALGVKRMSRLKLRSAVDFFSENKDRVESLLDIIMLVYRDMIIIKETGDDTLLTNLDKRDIMLDRIDEFGNDELLKDIDNVAETIRYIKQNANFSLSIEVMFLKIQGEC